The following is a genomic window from Thaumasiovibrio subtropicus.
GAGCGCATTGCAGATCCTCAATGTGCCGCCAGATGATAACGGCAATGGTATAAATATCGTAACAACAGAAGGCCGGTCTCATGCCGACAGTTAAAACAGCGAATCTGGGGGAGTTACTGGCTCCTTGGATTGAAGCACAGGATAGCCGCTGGGCCTCGATTGCTATCAAGGAAATGCAAATAGATAGTCGACAAGTTCAAGTTGGCGATCTGTTTGTGGCAATGATTGGTCATCAGGTTGATGGCAATCAGTTTATCTCTACCGCAATTGAATCCGGTGCCAGTGCCGTGCTCTCCCATGTGAAAGAAGCCGACTGCCACGGCATTGTCGAGTGGGTGAATAATGTGCCTGTCATTCGTGTCTTTCAACTTGACCATCATCTCTCTGCGATCGCGCAGCGTGGTTACTTTAATGACAGCGACATGCCTACCTTAGTGGGTGTGACGGGAACCAACGGAAAAACCACGATTACTCAGCTCATCGCGCAATGGCTAGAATTGCAAGATGTGACTAGCGGGGTAATGGGCACCACTGGCAACGGCTTGTTGAACGAGATTGAAGCTGCGACGAACACGACGGGCAGTGCCATCGAGATTCAGTCGACGTTGGCTAAGCTGCAACAGTTGGGTGCAAAAACGGTCGCACTTGAGGTCTCTTCGCACGGTCTGGTTCAGCACCGTGTAGCAGCTACTCCGTTTCGTGTTGGTGTCTTTACCAATTTGAGTCGTGATCATCTTGATTATCATGGCGATATGGCGAGCTACGCCGATGCGAAGAAAACCCTGTTTACGACGCACGACACCCAAGCGGCGGTGATCAATATTGATGATCCTATTGGCGCTCAGTGGGCAAATGAGCTGCCAGATGCCATTGTCGTGTCAAGCTCACCGGATTATTCGACCTCCACAACTCACCGCTATGTGTTTGTGGATGCTGTCGTGTTAAGCAGCCAAGGGATGACATTATCAGTCCGTTCTAGTTGGGGGCAGGGAGAACTCTGTGCGCCTTTAGTGGGGGAGTTTAATGTCAATAACTTGCTGCTGGCACTCGCCACTCTGCTAGAGATGAGGCATGACTTGACCTCATTACTCGACAGTGCCCCTCGTTTAACCGCGGTTATTGGGCGGATGGAAGTTTTTCATCAGGCTGACAAACCCATGTTAGTGGTTGATTACGCTCATACCCCCGATGCTCTTGAAAAAGCGCTACAAGCCTTGCGAGGCCACTGTGATGGCAACTTGTGGTGCATTGTTGGTTGTGGGGGCGATCGCGACAAAGGTAAGCGGCCAATGATGGCGGCAGCGGCGGAGTCTTATGCCGATTTTGCTGTTTTTACTGATGACAATCCTCGTAGTGAGGAACCCGCGGCCATTGTGCGCGACATGCTAGAAGGTGTGCGTCAAAAAGAGCGGGTTGTGGTGAAACATGATCGAGCCGATGCGATCGGTTATGCGTTCACGCATGCGAATGCGCGAGACATCGTTCTCGTGGCGGGCAAAGGACATGAAGATTATCAAGTGTTTGCGGATCGTACCGTGCACTACTCAGACCGAGAAACGGTGCAAACACTACTGGAGTTACCATCATGATGACATATACGTTAGCGCAGTTAGCTAACGCGGTGAGTGCCGAGTTAGTGGTTACTAATCAAGATTTGGCGCAACAACCTATTCACCACATATCGACAGATACCCGTCAATTAGAGCGGGGCAGCCTGTTCATTGCCCTAAAAGGTGAGCGCTTTGATGCCCATGATTTTGCTCAACAAGCCATAGATAGCGGTGCGAGTGCGTTATTGGTGCACCGACGCTTAGCACTTGATATCCCTCAGTTAGTCGTCGCTGATACGCGCATTGCACTGGGTCAATTGGGTGCTTGGCTTCGTGATACACTAAATCCTTACACAGTGGCCATGACGGGCAGTTGCGGCAAGACCACAGTGAAAGAGATGACCGCTGCTATTCTAGGTCAAAAACACCAAGTCCTCGCTACGGCGGGTAACTTTAACAACGATATCGGTGTGCCACTGACGTTATTGCGATTAGAAGCCTGTCATGAGTTTGCTGTGATGGAGCTTGGTGCCAACCATATCGGTGAAATCGACTACACCACGCGCTTGGTTAAGCCTCAGGTCGCATTGATCAATAATATCGCTGAGTCTCACCTTGAAGGGTTTGGCTCGATGGAAGGGGTCGCACAAGCGAAAGGAGAGATTTTCCATGGCTTGCCAGATGATGGTGTTGCGGTGGTAAATTTAGAAAGTCACGACTTACCACGTTGGCAACCTGCATTAGATGGTAAGCGGGTACTTACCTTTTCAACAAAGCAAGCAGACGCCGATTACACGGCATCGGATGTGTCATTGAATGCCGATGCGACATCGGCATTTACCTTGAATACACCCGAGGGCTCCGTCGCGGTTTCTTTATCTGTGCCGGGTGAGCATAACATTGCCAATGCACTCGCTGCTGCAGCGTTAACTCAACAGACTGGCGCGAGCTTAGCCGATATTGCCGCTGGACTTGCTGAGATGAGTAATGTGGCTGGCCGCGTTAATGTTAAAGCGTTAAATACACACCTCACTGTCATTGATGATACCTACAATGCAAGCGTGCCAGCGATGCGAGCGGCGATTGATCTACTCGCTACTTATCAAGGGCATCGTGTGCTGATACTCGGCGATATGAAAGAATTGGGTAAAGAGAGTGCCCATTTACATCAAAGTATTGCAGAATACGCGGCGGCGAAACATTTTGATACAGTACTCACTTACGGCACAGAAAGCCAAATTATCAGTGAGTACTGCCATGGCCAACACTTTGAGCAGAAACCTGCTCTCATCGAACACTTATTAGAAAAACTAGCGTTAATGCCAACCCTTTCTGTCACTGTATTGGTGAAAGGCGGACGAAGTGCCCGCATGGAAGAGGTTGTCACTGCGTTGCAGGAGACAGTGCAATGATTTTATGGTTAGCGGGGCTGTTAGAAGAATACATGCCATTTTTCCGCTTGTTTGAGTATTTGACCTTCCGCGCCATTGTTAGCGTCTTGACGGCGTTAATGATTTCGTTGTGGATGGGACCAAAGCTGATTGCACGTCTACAAATGTTGCAAATTGGGCAAGTCGTTCGCCACGATGGCCCAGAATCTCACTTCAGTAAGCGTGGTACGCCAACGATGGGCGGGATCATGATTTTAACCGCCATCACGGTCACAGTGTTGCTGTGGTGTGATCTTACCAATATCTATG
Proteins encoded in this region:
- the murE gene encoding UDP-N-acetylmuramoyl-L-alanyl-D-glutamate--2,6-diaminopimelate ligase: MPTVKTANLGELLAPWIEAQDSRWASIAIKEMQIDSRQVQVGDLFVAMIGHQVDGNQFISTAIESGASAVLSHVKEADCHGIVEWVNNVPVIRVFQLDHHLSAIAQRGYFNDSDMPTLVGVTGTNGKTTITQLIAQWLELQDVTSGVMGTTGNGLLNEIEAATNTTGSAIEIQSTLAKLQQLGAKTVALEVSSHGLVQHRVAATPFRVGVFTNLSRDHLDYHGDMASYADAKKTLFTTHDTQAAVINIDDPIGAQWANELPDAIVVSSSPDYSTSTTHRYVFVDAVVLSSQGMTLSVRSSWGQGELCAPLVGEFNVNNLLLALATLLEMRHDLTSLLDSAPRLTAVIGRMEVFHQADKPMLVVDYAHTPDALEKALQALRGHCDGNLWCIVGCGGDRDKGKRPMMAAAAESYADFAVFTDDNPRSEEPAAIVRDMLEGVRQKERVVVKHDRADAIGYAFTHANARDIVLVAGKGHEDYQVFADRTVHYSDRETVQTLLELPS
- the murF gene encoding UDP-N-acetylmuramoyl-tripeptide--D-alanyl-D-alanine ligase; translated protein: MMTYTLAQLANAVSAELVVTNQDLAQQPIHHISTDTRQLERGSLFIALKGERFDAHDFAQQAIDSGASALLVHRRLALDIPQLVVADTRIALGQLGAWLRDTLNPYTVAMTGSCGKTTVKEMTAAILGQKHQVLATAGNFNNDIGVPLTLLRLEACHEFAVMELGANHIGEIDYTTRLVKPQVALINNIAESHLEGFGSMEGVAQAKGEIFHGLPDDGVAVVNLESHDLPRWQPALDGKRVLTFSTKQADADYTASDVSLNADATSAFTLNTPEGSVAVSLSVPGEHNIANALAAAALTQQTGASLADIAAGLAEMSNVAGRVNVKALNTHLTVIDDTYNASVPAMRAAIDLLATYQGHRVLILGDMKELGKESAHLHQSIAEYAAAKHFDTVLTYGTESQIISEYCHGQHFEQKPALIEHLLEKLALMPTLSVTVLVKGGRSARMEEVVTALQETVQ